A window of the Fulvia fulva chromosome 3, complete sequence genome harbors these coding sequences:
- a CDS encoding Bis(5'-nucleosyl)-tetraphosphatase [asymmetrical] produces MSAPPSDTMSFPGHLIKFAAFDVTSQVFHITKYSFAIVNLKPLLPGHILVSPLRVKPSLADLTKDEISDLFNTVTRIERTLKRVYKAEAFNVAVQDGEAAGQSVPHVHCHVIPRTKGDPGEGDKVHEWLEGEEGNVGKHQKEAAKRAAEWAKDEERRPRSKEDMDKEARWLREEIEKDELDPKAAAKDAGIDEDDQALRYMEKYH; encoded by the exons ATGAGCGCCCCACCATCGGACACCATGTCCTTCCCGGGCCATCTTATCAAGTTCGCAGCTTTCGACGTAACATCTCAA GTCTTTCACATCACCAAGTACTCCTTCGCCATCGTGAACCTCAAACCTCTCCTCCCGGGCCACATTCTCGTTTCTCCTCTCCGCGTCAAGCCTAGTCTCGCAGATCTCACAAAGGACGAAATCAGCGATCTCTTCAACACTGTCACCCGCATCGAGCGCACACTTAAGCGCGTCTACAAAGCTGAAGCTTTCAACGTTGCAGTTCAGGATGGAGAGGCAGCGGGACAGAGTGTGCCGCATGTACATTGTCATGTGATTCCGAGGACTAAAGGTGACCCGGGCGAGGGTGACAAGGTGCATGAGTGGCTCGAGGGTGAGGAGGGAAATGTTGGGAAGCATCAGAAAGAGGCAGCGAAGAGGGCGGCCGAGTGGGCAAAGGATGAAGAGAGGAGGCCACGCAGCAAGGAAGATATGGACAAGGAGGCGCGTTGGTTGAGAGAGGAGATTGAGAAGGACGAGCTGGACCCTAAGGCTGCTGCCAAAGACGCAGGCATCGACGAGGACGACCAGGCGCTGAGGTATATGGAGAAGTATCATTGA